One window from the genome of Spiractinospora alimapuensis encodes:
- a CDS encoding class I SAM-dependent methyltransferase encodes MGEAPGAYVPELLDGYSTAMLAATGVGPGHHCLQLGPEGGAVAQWLAGRVTPGGRVVAALAGPGRRTPPHGIEVVSHDIATEPPPRGPFDVIHARLVVPHLARRRDVLHQILDALRPGGWLVVGDFHGPIASRASPAASSHGASDTDLFAAVLNDVHGRVNETGAGDRQWIGTVERHLDAAGMQEVHAASYDQVVRGGESACVLLRDHVIRIHDRLLRLGHRQCELRRFHDLMLDPGFSSWFHEFRCVRVRKPVTTYGARPVVPTPHRGVGSA; translated from the coding sequence ATGGGAGAGGCGCCGGGCGCCTACGTGCCGGAGCTACTCGACGGGTACTCCACGGCGATGTTGGCGGCGACCGGGGTGGGACCGGGGCACCACTGTCTGCAGCTCGGACCGGAAGGAGGCGCCGTCGCCCAGTGGCTTGCCGGGCGCGTCACCCCAGGCGGACGAGTCGTCGCCGCGCTCGCCGGGCCCGGCCGGAGGACACCCCCTCACGGGATCGAGGTGGTGTCACACGACATCGCGACAGAGCCCCCACCCAGAGGACCGTTCGACGTCATCCACGCCCGTCTCGTCGTCCCCCACCTCGCCCGCCGCCGTGACGTCCTCCACCAGATCCTCGACGCGCTCAGACCGGGTGGATGGCTCGTGGTCGGTGACTTTCACGGCCCGATCGCCTCCAGGGCCAGCCCGGCGGCGTCGAGCCACGGTGCCTCCGACACGGACCTCTTCGCCGCCGTCCTGAACGACGTGCACGGACGGGTGAACGAGACCGGAGCCGGCGACCGCCAGTGGATCGGGACTGTCGAGCGGCACTTGGACGCCGCCGGGATGCAGGAGGTGCACGCGGCGTCCTACGATCAGGTCGTGCGGGGTGGTGAGTCCGCATGCGTCCTGCTGCGCGACCACGTGATTCGGATCCACGACCGACTGCTGAGGCTGGGTCATCGCCAGTGTGAGCTGCGTCGATTCCACGACCTGATGCTGGATCCCGGCTTCAGCTCCTGGTTCCACGAGTTCCGCTGCGTTCGGGTGCGCAAACCCGTGACCACCTACGGGGCGCGGCCCGTAGTGCCCACACCACATCGCGGAGTCGGGTCAGCCTGA
- a CDS encoding ATP-dependent DNA ligase, with protein sequence MLARQVDEFMVGESLVYEPKWDGYRAIAHTGPVRIESRAERRLDAKWPEIAGALSRQIPPDTILDGEIVRWSEEGRLDFEALQRRNRAGTSAARRMADAEPCHYVVFDLLEIEGADIARRSLRYRRQELEDLIRFVEQPSPLSLGWQTDDPETARRWYEEMPAVGVEGLVVKDLRRAYRPGARGWWKYKYRATTEAIVGGVIGHAGSPQALILGRRHPKLGDLRIVGRTQDLTPDQEVELGDLLHKAGNDHPWPAALPTTWGTESRHGFSRVEPEVVVEVEPDAATSNGKWRHLVPLIRVRGDLSPDEVPHGLEIEE encoded by the coding sequence ATGTTGGCGCGACAGGTGGACGAGTTCATGGTGGGGGAGTCACTCGTCTACGAACCCAAGTGGGACGGATACCGGGCCATCGCCCACACCGGCCCGGTGCGGATCGAGTCGCGTGCCGAGCGCCGTCTCGACGCGAAGTGGCCGGAGATCGCGGGTGCCCTGTCCCGCCAGATCCCTCCGGACACCATTCTGGACGGTGAGATCGTGCGCTGGTCCGAGGAGGGCCGCCTGGACTTCGAGGCACTCCAGCGCCGCAACCGCGCGGGTACCAGCGCCGCCCGGCGCATGGCCGACGCCGAACCCTGCCACTACGTCGTGTTCGACCTGCTGGAGATCGAGGGAGCCGACATCGCGCGGCGTTCGCTGCGCTACCGCCGCCAGGAACTCGAGGACCTCATACGGTTCGTCGAACAGCCCTCACCGTTGTCCCTGGGCTGGCAGACCGACGACCCGGAGACCGCCCGTCGTTGGTACGAGGAGATGCCCGCGGTCGGCGTGGAAGGACTCGTCGTGAAGGACCTGCGCCGTGCCTACCGTCCCGGCGCCCGCGGCTGGTGGAAGTACAAGTACCGTGCCACGACCGAGGCGATCGTCGGTGGCGTCATCGGGCACGCCGGCAGTCCCCAGGCCCTGATCCTTGGCCGCCGCCACCCCAAACTCGGCGACCTGCGCATCGTCGGCCGTACCCAGGACCTCACCCCCGATCAGGAGGTGGAACTTGGTGACCTCCTGCACAAGGCCGGAAACGACCACCCCTGGCCCGCCGCCCTCCCCACGACCTGGGGCACTGAGTCCCGCCACGGCTTCTCCCGCGTCGAGCCCGAGGTCGTCGTGGAGGTCGAGCCCGACGCGGCCACCTCCAACGGCAAGTGGCGCCACCTCGTCCCCCTCATCCGCGTTCGCGGTGACCTGAGTCCCGACGAGGTGCCACACGGGCTTGAGATCGAGGAGTGA
- a CDS encoding peroxiredoxin-like family protein — protein sequence MTEKREHRAPRIRPGDHLPDRELTSIRGETVTLPDPHALTHLQLRRFASCPICNVHLGTFVRREREIAAADVTEIVVFHSSVEAMLPHQGALPFVAVADPERSLYDEFGVTRGARSVLDPRSWTAPLKPAAWAAANRERHTRGAHNDRPDLFGFPADFLVAPEGRVLAAKYGTYANDQWSVDDVLALAARHRGTLANG from the coding sequence ATGACCGAGAAACGCGAACACCGCGCCCCCCGAATCCGCCCTGGTGACCATCTCCCGGACCGGGAGCTGACCTCGATCCGGGGCGAGACCGTCACCCTGCCTGACCCGCACGCCCTGACGCACCTCCAGCTCCGGCGGTTCGCGTCCTGCCCCATCTGTAACGTGCATCTTGGCACGTTCGTCCGCCGGGAACGGGAGATCGCCGCCGCGGACGTCACCGAGATCGTCGTCTTCCACTCCTCCGTCGAGGCCATGCTCCCGCACCAGGGCGCGCTTCCGTTCGTCGCGGTCGCTGACCCGGAGCGCTCGCTCTACGACGAGTTCGGGGTGACGCGCGGTGCCCGCTCCGTACTCGACCCACGGAGCTGGACCGCGCCGCTCAAGCCCGCGGCCTGGGCCGCCGCGAACCGTGAACGACACACGCGCGGCGCCCACAACGACAGGCCGGACCTCTTCGGGTTCCCCGCCGACTTCCTGGTCGCCCCCGAGGGGCGGGTCCTCGCAGCCAAGTACGGGACCTACGCCAACGACCAGTGGTCCGTGGACGACGTACTCGCGCTCGCGGCCCGCCATCGCGGCACCCTCGCCAACGGGTGA
- a CDS encoding MarR family transcriptional regulator, which yields MNSESSGGAKRRRRVTAELKRSLREMGNQLSLLNRHVGARVRLKDVDLDCLELINRHDGITPSVLARHTGLHPATVTGVLDRLESGGWVTRERAVTPTDRRAVTVRALRERNSELARLYSGMSAAMDDLCADYTEAELELIAGFIHQVTHAGEHAADDIASDERRDAQ from the coding sequence ATGAACAGTGAATCTTCTGGGGGAGCCAAGCGGCGGCGACGGGTGACCGCAGAGCTGAAGCGGTCGCTGCGGGAGATGGGCAACCAGCTGTCCCTGCTCAACCGGCACGTGGGAGCTAGGGTCCGGCTCAAGGACGTCGACCTGGACTGTCTGGAACTCATCAATCGCCACGACGGCATCACACCGAGCGTCCTGGCCCGCCACACCGGACTCCACCCCGCGACGGTCACCGGAGTTCTCGACCGACTGGAATCCGGCGGGTGGGTCACTCGGGAACGCGCCGTCACACCCACGGACCGACGCGCGGTGACCGTGCGTGCCCTACGGGAACGCAACTCCGAGCTGGCTCGGCTCTACTCCGGGATGAGCGCCGCGATGGATGACCTCTGCGCCGACTACACCGAGGCCGAACTCGAACTGATCGCCGGGTTCATCCACCAGGTCACCCACGCGGGCGAACACGCGGCCGACGACATCGCCAGCGACGAACGCCGCGACGCGCAGTGA
- the ku gene encoding non-homologous end joining protein Ku — MANPVWTGTLTFGMVALSVKLYSARERHGPTMHQFERGTSDRIRYRRVNERTGKAVASEDIVRGASVGPDEEYVILQPEELDDIKPGRSKTMEINGFVPSGSVDPLWYSSTYYMEPDKATAKPYRLLYDALESTGRLGLATFIMRDREHLVLVGPQQGVLSASTLWWPDEVRAPDDVMAPPSRQEAPASAELNLAEQLIEAMATDWQPAEYHDTYEARLEELIAAKAKGQTVSYEPERPARKGKVVELTEALRESLRERKDTGRKRSTSSSRAPEPRASKESGGSPPTKKELLSTAADLGISGRTKMTREELADAVAQARRAS; from the coding sequence GTGGCCAATCCAGTGTGGACCGGAACCCTGACGTTCGGCATGGTGGCCCTGAGCGTGAAGCTGTACTCGGCGCGGGAGCGACACGGGCCGACGATGCACCAGTTCGAGCGTGGCACCTCGGACAGGATCCGCTATCGCCGGGTGAACGAACGTACCGGTAAGGCGGTCGCCAGTGAGGACATCGTGCGCGGGGCCTCGGTGGGGCCGGACGAGGAGTACGTGATCCTGCAGCCGGAGGAGTTGGACGACATCAAGCCCGGGCGCTCCAAGACGATGGAGATCAACGGGTTCGTGCCGAGTGGGTCCGTGGACCCGCTGTGGTACTCCTCCACCTACTACATGGAGCCGGACAAGGCGACGGCGAAGCCGTACCGCCTGCTGTACGACGCGTTGGAGTCGACGGGACGGCTCGGCCTGGCGACGTTCATCATGCGCGACCGCGAACACCTGGTGCTGGTGGGCCCGCAGCAGGGTGTGTTGTCGGCGTCCACGCTGTGGTGGCCTGACGAGGTGCGGGCGCCCGACGACGTGATGGCTCCGCCGTCCCGCCAGGAAGCCCCGGCCAGCGCCGAGCTCAACCTCGCCGAGCAGCTCATCGAGGCGATGGCGACGGATTGGCAACCCGCGGAGTACCACGACACCTATGAGGCACGCCTGGAGGAGTTGATCGCCGCCAAGGCCAAGGGCCAGACCGTCTCCTACGAACCGGAGCGGCCGGCCCGCAAGGGCAAGGTCGTGGAGCTGACCGAGGCCCTGCGCGAGAGCCTGCGCGAACGCAAGGACACCGGACGTAAGCGCTCCACGTCCTCCAGCCGCGCCCCCGAACCCCGTGCCTCAAAGGAGTCCGGCGGTTCACCACCGACGAAGAAGGAACTTCTCTCGACGGCCGCGGACCTCGGAATCTCCGGCCGCACCAAGATGACCCGAGAGGAGCTGGCCGACGCCGTAGCCCAGGCGCGACGGGCGTCGTAG
- a CDS encoding DUF2795 domain-containing protein produces MSVKRGREGLRQILDTVEFPVDQPTMVVLAQEAGADEELLSALQAIPRAVYNEPNEILRSVPVQDRPHSHTESARTRERHEQAREPSAIEEELGQNPEA; encoded by the coding sequence ATGAGTGTGAAACGCGGACGCGAGGGCCTACGGCAGATCCTCGACACCGTGGAGTTCCCGGTGGACCAGCCCACCATGGTCGTCCTCGCCCAGGAAGCCGGCGCCGACGAGGAGCTCCTGAGCGCCCTGCAGGCCATCCCGCGCGCGGTCTACAACGAGCCCAACGAGATCCTGCGCTCGGTGCCTGTCCAGGACCGTCCCCACTCCCACACCGAGTCCGCCCGCACCAGGGAGCGCCACGAGCAGGCGCGGGAGCCCAGCGCGATCGAGGAGGAACTCGGTCAGAACCCCGAGGCGTAG
- a CDS encoding tetratricopeptide repeat protein translates to MPGQPPTPAVAGTGPQPQVPSGVDAMFTAAFQLHQQGRVSEAEPQYRTAAEQGHVDAMYNLGAIMHERGNTSEASDWWRSAAEQGHTDARHNLGVLLHGEGRLEEAEPWYRRAGEAGHPGAMNNLGHLLSKRGNAQEAEYWYRSAAEKGHRRGMQNLGRLLEARGETQESAYWLNKAQAGAPPQ, encoded by the coding sequence GTGCCGGGCCAGCCCCCGACTCCGGCCGTCGCGGGCACCGGCCCCCAGCCGCAGGTCCCCAGTGGTGTCGACGCGATGTTCACCGCGGCATTCCAGCTACACCAGCAGGGTCGGGTTTCCGAGGCGGAGCCGCAGTACCGCACGGCCGCGGAGCAGGGCCATGTGGACGCGATGTACAACCTCGGCGCGATCATGCACGAGCGGGGCAACACGAGCGAGGCCAGCGACTGGTGGCGTTCCGCCGCCGAGCAGGGCCACACTGACGCCCGCCACAACCTGGGTGTGCTGCTGCACGGCGAGGGCCGGTTGGAGGAGGCCGAGCCGTGGTACCGCCGCGCGGGTGAGGCCGGACATCCGGGAGCGATGAACAACCTCGGCCACCTGTTGTCCAAGCGGGGCAACGCCCAGGAGGCGGAGTACTGGTACCGCTCGGCCGCGGAGAAGGGCCACCGGCGCGGCATGCAGAACCTGGGGCGCCTGCTGGAGGCTCGCGGTGAGACGCAGGAAAGCGCGTACTGGCTGAACAAAGCGCAGGCGGGGGCGCCGCCGCAGTAG
- the deoC gene encoding deoxyribose-phosphate aldolase, with protein sequence MTHDPIDHELAGRIQHTLIAAGTTRQEILDHCAQCVEYGFNAAMVPGSWVETAAAELAGTGVVVASALDFPTVGVMTSAGKAAEAAELVRRGARQIDIGVQVGWLRSGMYEEFRDDIAGVVKATMVPIKVMLELPLLTPEQRDTAVDLAVEAGAAYLKNASGGGVETANAASIGYLAERAPGNVQVKASGAITTREQAHALLTAGASLLGTSAGVTIVTSDDSAASY encoded by the coding sequence GTGACGCACGACCCCATCGACCACGAGCTGGCCGGCCGTATCCAACACACGCTGATCGCCGCGGGCACCACCCGCCAGGAAATCCTCGACCACTGCGCACAGTGTGTGGAGTACGGGTTCAACGCCGCCATGGTCCCCGGCTCGTGGGTGGAGACGGCGGCCGCCGAGCTCGCGGGCACGGGGGTCGTCGTGGCATCGGCGTTGGACTTCCCGACCGTGGGCGTGATGACGTCCGCCGGCAAGGCGGCCGAGGCCGCCGAACTGGTGCGGCGCGGCGCACGGCAGATCGACATCGGAGTGCAGGTTGGTTGGCTGCGCAGCGGGATGTACGAGGAGTTCCGGGACGACATCGCCGGAGTGGTGAAGGCCACTATGGTCCCGATCAAGGTGATGCTGGAGCTCCCGCTGCTCACCCCGGAACAGCGCGACACGGCGGTTGACCTCGCGGTGGAGGCCGGCGCGGCGTACCTGAAGAACGCCAGCGGTGGCGGGGTGGAGACCGCCAACGCGGCCAGTATCGGCTACCTGGCCGAACGTGCGCCTGGGAATGTGCAGGTCAAGGCTTCGGGGGCGATCACTACCCGTGAACAGGCTCACGCACTGCTCACAGCGGGGGCGTCGCTGTTGGGAACGAGCGCCGGCGTCACCATCGTCACCAGCGACGATTCCGCCGCGAGCTACTGA